AGTAACTGCATGTTCCTCTGCAATGCCAACATCAAAGAAGCGTTCCGGATAACTTTTCATAAATTTGTTTAAACCGGTACCGCTTGGCATAGCTGCTGTAATAGCAACGATTTTTTCATTGCACTTGCCAAGTTCTGTTATTGTATCTGAAAATACCTCCGTATAAGTGGTATCCTTTTTGCTGTTAAAGTTTTCTCCGGTTTTTACATCAAAAGCTTCTACTCCATGAAATTTACTTGGATTTTGTTCTGCTGGCTTATAGCCTTTACCCTTTTTAGTAACTACATGAATCAATACCGCTTCCTTAACTTTGGAAGCACTAGCAAATGCTGTCATTAACTGGTTAATATCGTGTCCGTCAATTGGACCGATATAAGTAATCCCCATGTCTTCAAACAGCATTCCAGGTATTACAAGACGCTTTAAGGAATCTTTGGATTTTTTTAATTTATCCATAATTGCATTTCCGATTCCCGGTATCTTTTTTAAAAAATTCTCCACAGAGCTTTTAAAATTATTATATTTTGTATCTGTCCTTAGCTGACCTAAGTAGTTAGCCATTCCACCAACATTTTCCGATATGGACATGTTATTGTCATTTAATACAATTGTGAGATTTGAGTGCAACCCTTCCGCATTGTTTAATGCTTCAAAAGCCATACCACCCGAAAGAGCTCCATCACCGATTACTGCAACCACACGATAATCCTCGCCACTTAGTTCCCTTGCATTTACAAGTCCCATAGCTGCTGAGATAGAAGTAGAACTATGACCCGTATCAAATGCATCACAGATACTCTCCTTCTTTTTTGGAAACCCGCTTAGCCCCTCATAGGTTCTTAAGGTGGTAAACTCCTTTTTTCTTCCGGTTAAAAGTTTATGGGTATATGCCTGATGTCCTACATCCCACACCAGCCTGTCTTTAGGAAAATCCAAGTACAAATGCAGTGCCATAGTCAACTCTACTGCTCCCAGATTTGAAGCTAGATGTCCTCCAGTTTTACTGATATTTTGAACCAGAAATTTTCTTATTTCAGCTGCTAGTTTTTTGTATTCAGCAGAATCTATCTTTTTTATATCATTAGCCTGATTTATTTCATCTAAGATATGTGTCAAAACTTCACCTTCATTTCATTTAGATTGCCCTTCGGGTATACCAGACTATTTTTCTCTGGTTATCAGCTTTTGTATAAGGTTCTCAAAAAATAAATTGTTTCGTTTCAAGACAGTAAATCCCTCTAAACCTCTTTTAGACAATTCTTCAACCTTTTGCTTTGCTGTTTCCATACCCACAACCGTCACATAGGTTATCTTCTCATTCTTTTCATCACTGTGTACAGGCTTTCCAAGGACTTCCGTAGTCGAAACAATATCAAGTATATCATCCTGTATCTGAAAAGCCAGTCCAATATCAGCCGCCATCTGCTTGGTAATGGAAACCTCTTTTTCATCTGCTCCGGCTAGTATTGCTCCTATCATCATAGAAGCTTCCATTAGTGCGCCTGTTTTTAAATGATACATTTCTTCTATTTTATACAAATTATCAGAATCTGTTTCAATTATTCCTTCCATATCGATAACCTGACCACCAATCATTCCATAGATGCCTGCTTTTTGTGCTAATATCGATAACGCTTTTGCTGTCTTTTCAAGTTCTGCTGTCCTTTTAAATGACAGACAGGCTGTTTCAAAGGCAAGGTTTAGCAAACCGTCTCCTGCTAATATGCCCATTGCTTCGCCATATACAACATGCGTGGTTTTTCTGCCTCTTCTATATTCATCGTTGTCCATAGCTGGTAAATCATCGTGTACCAGAGAATAGGTATGAATCATCTCCATGGCAGCTAAAAACGGTTCTATTAATTCCGCATCCTTGCCTCCAAATAGATAGTAAGTTTCCAGCATAAACATAGGTCTTAGTCTTTTGCCGCCTGCTAGTATACTATAGTTCATTGCTTCAAATATTTTTTTCTGCTTTTTTTCTCCCCTCGGCAGATACTTTTTTATGACTGTTTCAAGATAAGATGTCTTATCCTCCAGTTCCTTGTTAAAGTCAATAGGATTCATATTCCACCTTTACAAGCCACTTAAAGGCTTAAATCATAACGTGGCAGCCCTTTCATCTATTCTTCTGCTTTTTCGCTTAGTACAATTAATTGCTTCTCTACTTTATCTATCGAGCTATTGCAATACTTTAACAGTTTCATACCTTCCTGATAGAGTTCAAAAGAACTTTCCAGGCTTATATCTTCCTGCTCCAGCTTAAGTATAATTTCATTTAATTCCTGGAACGCGGTTTCCAAAGTTTTTTCTTCTTTCATATGAACTCCCATCTGTGTGCTTGCACACATTATAATCAAGATGTTAAAAACAGCATTTGTTTTTAACCCTATGTTCTATCCTTTTTTACGATTTCATTTACAGTCGCTTTAATATCACCATCTGTAACACTAATATTTATCTGTTCACCAATCGCAGTTTTTTCCAGCCGGTTAATAACCTTATTCTCTTGATTTAATACAAATGAATACCCTTTGCTTAATTTCTTAAGCGGAGATAAACCGTCCAGTTTCTCTGCATATATTTCCATACTGTGTCTTTTTCTTGTAATCGTCTGTTTCAGAAATCGGTTTAAATTCTGTTCTATGTCTATCAGTTGCTGACGTTTTTGCCTTACCTGATAGATAGGGCTGGCATATTCTAAACGCATTAATAATTGTTTTAATTCGTTGCGTGCAAGATTCATCTGCCGCTCCATATTCCGGTTTAGAGAACGGTTCATATTCTCTAACTCATAGAAAATCCCCCTAATATCCGGAACCGCAAGCTCTGCGGCAGCAGAAGGAGTCGGTGCTCTTAAGTCAGCAACAAAATCAGCTATCGTAACATCTGTTTCGTGACCAACCGCAGATATAACCGGAGTTTTACAATGGTAAATTGCACGGGCTACAACTTCTTCATTGAATGCCCATAAATCTTCAATAGAACCGCCGCCTCTGCCAGCTATAATAATATCTACTCCCATACTATCCAGCCTCTTAATACCTGCGGCTATGGTGACGGCAGCACCATCTCCCTGTACCTGTGCCGGATATAGGATTAACTGGACATAAGGATTTCTTCTGGTTGATATATTAATCATATCCTGTAGGGCAGCACCTGTTCTTGCTGTTACAATTCCAATTTTTTTAGGAAATAATGGTAGTGTCTTCTTAATGGAGGGGTCAAATAATCCTTCCTGTTCCAGTTCTGCTCTCAGCTGTTCATATTTCTGATAAAGTATCCCGGAACCATCAAGAACAATTTCCTTTGCATAAAGCTGGTACTTTCCATCTCTTTCATAAACACTGATTTGACCCAATGCTATGATACTTTGTCCTTCTTTTAACTGGAACTTAAGCCCGCTTCTCTGACCTGCAAACATAACACACGCCATCTGACCTTTATCATCCTTTAAAGTAAAATAGATGTGACCGGAGGTATGATACTTGCAATTGGATACTTCACCCTTTAAATATATATTATTTAAGACATAATCCCTAACAAACATATTCTTAATATACGAATTCACCTGAGTTACTGTGTACACCTGATTCATTGGTACCAACCTTTCCGCTGTACTATAATGCTATAAGCTTACTGTTACTAAATACAATGTCGCAGGCAATCCAATTATTGGAGTTGTCATTATAGCACTGTCATTGCAGTTTTATATTACTAAACTACCTTTGCCAATACTCCGTTAACAAAAGCACCTGAAGAATCTCCTCCAAATATTTTAGCAATTTCTACTGCTTCGTTAATTGCTACCTTATCCGGCACTGTTTCGTCGAATTTTATTTCAAATATAGCAAGCCTCATAATCGTCAAATCAACTTTACCCATGCGGTTTAACTTCCATCCGCTGGAGGCTTCCTCTAAAATCTTGTCTATCTCTGAAATATTTGTAAGAATGTTTTGGAATCTTTCTTTTAAATATAGTAAATCCTTTTCCTTAGGTTCTTCTAAAGATTCAAAATATAAATCTATCTGTTCATTCATTTCAACTTCATCATGAAAATCCTTACGGAATAGCATTCTAAATAGATGTTCTCTTATTTCTCTTCTGCTCATTATTAAATCCAATGTATATCACAGGTTGCCCCGGATACTGCCACTTACATGCCTAAAAGAATGAAAATGTGGCTTCCTTTCACTTTATAATTTTCTTTCGGCGATACTACTGATAAACACATAAACAACCCTTAAATAGCAATTATCTAAGGGTTGCATAGGATTAGACACTATTCGGTTTGTCTTATTTATTCTTATCTATATTTACACCTGAAATACGCACATTAACCTCAGACACAACCAGTCCTGTCATATTCTCAATGGCTGCTTTTACTTTTTCCTGCACCTGCTTGGAGGTATTTGGTATACTGTAGCCATACTCCAAGGTCAGGGATAAATCTACTGCCACGGAATTAGAACTTACAACAATCTTTACACCCTTAGAAAGAGTTTTCATTCCCAGTTTGCTAACCAGTTCATTGGTAATATTACTGGACATAGCAGCAACACCTTCCACTTCCGTGGCTGCAAGCCCAGCTATAGTAGCTACAACCTCATCAGCTATCTGAACCTCTCCTATGTTACTGTCTGCATGTATTTGATAAGTATTTCTATTATCTTGCTCCTTAACCACTTGTTATTACCTCCTAAGTTTACACAATGCAATCCTATGTGTACCATAAATAATGCTTATAACCCTTATTATATCAAACTTGTTCTTATTTGCAAACCATTTTATGCATAATTTTATAAACAAGACCCTGCCTGACTTTAGATATATTATTGCCAATTCACAGAAGGTAATTCTTCCTTTTGTATATTAGAGCATATTGTATGCCAAATCTGCTTGCAGCTATAGCATACATTAAATCAATGTATAAACATGCCTTTTCCTCTTATTAATACTAGCATCAATAAAAAAGCAGAAAAATTCTGCTGCATTTTTAGCTCTTTATTTTAATGCCAATAAATACAGCAGAATCTGCTACACTTTACTATATGTAAGTCGCATTTCAAAGTAAACCTTTATTCTTCCTATTCTGTTGCAACTACAGGCGCTATTACTATATCTTTTGCTTCAGCACCTGTGTTTCTTTTTACGATATCCGTTATTTTAGCTACATCCTGCTCTGTCAAGCTGGTAGCATTAATAACTACATCCACACCATTTTCACGAATCGTTACTAATGCATCACTAAAGCCTTTTGCTTCAAGCAGCGTCTCTGTTGCATTTTCTTGTTCTGCAATCGTAGTCATACTTATCATCTTATTAATCGCTTCTTCTTTTGATGCCTCTGATAAATTGGTATTGTTGATGATTGCTGTAAGCTGTTCCTGATTCTTGGCTCTTAATTGTTCTCTTTCTAATAGTTTAGAGGCAAAGAAATCCGGGGTTGTAGTAGTACTCACAAGCACTGCTTCACCAGGAGCACTTGTTTCTTCTTTATCCTCAGTATCCTCTTTCTTTTTATCATCAGTTACAACTTCCCCTTTATCAGTAACTTCATAGGTTGCTACCTCTTCCGTATCCTTACTGCCATCTGCGGTTTCTTTACCTTCTTCACCTTTTGCAGTTTCTTTTGTATCTGTCTCGCCGTCTGTAGCAATATCCAGCTCCTTATCACTTATAAGGCTGTCATCCAGGGTAAATAAATCACTTTTGGTAACATCATCTCCCATAGTTTCTGCAGTCGTATCGTAATCCAACACTTCACCTGTACCCACATCTACAACGTTCTCATCATGATTCCTTTCAGAAAAATTCAGATACCCTGCAATCGCTATCATAATTGCCAGAGCCGTTATGATGATTTGATTTTTCTTAAATATATTTTTCATACTGTCCTCCTTTTAAATTCTCTCCTAATTCATTTTCATTACTTTAACTTTATGTGCAGGTACGTTAAATAATACCTGTACAGCATCCATTATTTCTGTTTTTATTTGAATATTACCGCCACCTTCTGCTATTACCAGAATTCCTTCAAATTCCGGAGCCAGTTCCTTTAGTATATATGGCATACTGGTTCCATCTCCTCCGTTAACTAAAACAGTGGTGTCATCTCTGCTTACATTACTGCTATCCCTATTTCCGCCCTCCCCGTCAACTTCATTCATACTCTCTTGCGTATATGGTTTATCTTTTAAGACAATTTCTTCTTTAGAGCCTTTTAGAGTTATCATTACATCGACAGAACCGATTCCTTCTACTTTTGCCAGAATACTCTCTAAACGGTTCTCTAAGTCATTTACATATATTGTTGTTTCATCTCCTGTCTTTACGGATTTCATATTATTTTCAGTTACGGTCTCCAAAATTCCCGTATTATCTTTTTTTGTTCCTTTTGATGATAGTAAATCCGGAAATGATAATAAAAGCAGAAAGATTCCTGCCATAAGCAGCATTACAAGTCTTGCAGGCCCTATTTCTTTAATAGTAATTTTTTTCTTATCTTTTACCTTTTCCTTATCCATATTTTCTCCTATTACAGTACGACAGAAGAGATTACTCCTGTATACTAATATTTATATTATCAGGGTTTATATTATAGAAGTCCGACAACAGGTTTTTTGTATTAATTTCCATGGGAGACAAGTAATTTCTATTAATTTCTCTATCTTCCTTTTGTTGCTTTGATATTTTAATCTTGTCTATTTTTACGCTATCTACTTTTATTACCTCCTGTCCTTTCATTTCTACCTCCTGCTCCTTATAATTAATGCTCGCATTAATTTCTAGAGCTGCCAAATTGCCAAAATTCTCACTAGTTTCGTCTTCTTCAATTACCACTTTGATTTCCCCAGGATATACTTTTTCTTGTTCTAAAAGTCTTGTTACCTGTACTTTTATTTGTTCCTTATACTCTCCTAAAATAGCCTCCAACTGCTGATTTTCTTTACCCTCAAGCCTCACCTTTATTCCCTCTGCATCTGCTAACAAAGTGTTGGTAGTAAAATAATAATCCAGAGTACTGTCTAACTGGAAAAGTTTTAACAATGGTGATATTACCAGTATTACAAGGATTATGCCAGTTACCAGGTTTATATATTTTTTGTAGGAACTTTTCCCCAAAAGATTGGTAACTATGGTAGTAAGTACAAGAAATATAACGATGTTTTTAACCCATGAATATATTTCATTCAACCATCAACACCCCCCTTCTTTTAATCTTCCTTCATCAATTGTAGTCTCTTTTTTCAGTGACTGAATGTGGAATAAATACCTCTCCCACACATTTCATAGATGTCTGACATTATTCATTTAGTTTGTAGTTGCAGCAATTATGGTAATCGTTAATAAAAACAGAATAGCACCTACAATAACCGTCTGAAGTAACAGCACACAGGCATCGGCAGAAGCAGTCACACATTTTAGCATACGCTTGTCCGATATGGGCTGGACGGCTGCACTGCTGACCCGGTATATTAAGGTGGTAACAGCAAGCTTTATAATAGGAACTGCGCAGACAGTTATTATAACGATAACGCCTGCAACACCTATAGCATTTTTTAAGAGGATACCTGCTCCGATTACACTTTCTGTCACACCGCCAAGGGCGTTTCCTATTCCGGGTATCGCACCGGCAAGTTTTAAAAGAGTCGATTTTTTAATGCTGTCTGCAACCGGTAGTATTAAACCTTGTATGGCATTAAAACCTACCACCAGACCTATAAGAGTTTTTAAACTCCACCTGATTACCTCTGATATTAAATCTGCGAGCTTTGACAGTAAATCTTCCTTGGATAAATTATTTGCCATAGATATAACAAGATAAATATTTATCATAGGTATCAGAATATGAACCAGCAACATATCAACAAAGGTAATTAAAAACAGACTTACTTGGTAATAAACCATAGAAGTTGCGGCACTGGAGCAAAAGGCCACCGATATAAAATATGCAGGCACCAGTGCTTTCATAAAATCCAAAATAGCACTTATAGTATTCGCAGCCAACGTGGCTGCTGATATAAAAGAAGCTGTCAAAATGGAGAACAGAAGAAGATATGCTACATAAAAACCAGTCTCCGCTACCTGCGTATTCTGAAAGGCGTAAGAAAAGTTGGTGAAAACAGCTGCAATTACTGCTATTGATATAAGTCCCGTAAAGGTACTTATATTACTCTTAACCTCTTTTACAAGAGCATCTTTTAAATCCTTAAGTATCTGCTCCAGTGAAGACTTACGATTTCCTGTCAGTATATCCGTAACATAGTCTTCAAAATTAATTTTGTCATTGGTAGTCAGTACCTGGTCAATTACTTTTTGTATTTCATCGTATTCAATATCTTTGGTAATATCAGTTTTTGCAGGGCTTGTACCAGAAGTAGTCGCTTTTACCGTAGCTGGTGTAAACATACATAGTACAAAATAGATTCCTGCAAGAATAAGCCAAATCTTTTTCCTGTCGCAGCAGTTCATATGTATACCTCCTTATGTCAGCCGGCTTAAGCTGTTAAAAACTGGTTTATGGTATCCAGTAAGGCTAACAATATAGGCATTCCTGTTGCAAGAATGGTAAGCTTGCCTACCAATTCAATTTGATTTGCAACGGCAGTATGTCCACAATCTTTACAGATGTTTGAGGAGAATTCTGCTATATAAGTAATTCCGATAATCTTTATTAAAATAGATATGTAGTTTTCATTCAGATTAATGTAGGTCTGAATCTTTTTGATTGTGGAAATTATAATTTCTAACTTACCCACTCCTAAGTAAAAAATTAATATACAGCCAGCCAGGCTTATGTACAAGGCATACTCTGATTTGCTGTTCTTAAAAATAATCGCCATTAGAACAACTACTATTCCCACCAAAGCAATCTGAATCATATTAATAACCATGCCCTTTCTGTTACCTGCAAACTTTGAACCACTGGTACAAATTTGCGTGTGAAAGAAAAAAACTCCAAAAATGCTTTCTGTTTTTTCTACCTGCTCCCATCTGTTTGTGCTTGCACATATTGTTTATACTTGCGTATATTACTTTTACTTGCACACATGCAAGATTATGCTGTTCATCCAGATCAACTAGTTATAAGGTAAATAAATTTTCAATTGTCTGAAATAGCTCGGATATTAATGGCACAATCCAAAATAAGACCAGGATAAGTCCGGCTAAAGTGGTAAGAAAAGCCTGCTCATCCCTTCCGGATTGTTTTAGGATCTGATTTAGTACCGAAACCAGGATACCTACTGCCGCAATTCGAAATATCAGGTTGATATCCATGTTAACCTCCATTCCTATGCATTTTAGCTCCATATGCGGATATCTGAAGCTTGTGTACTCTATGAGAAAAATACGTATAGTATCATTAGTCTTACAGCATTATAATTGTAATAAATATCCCTCCTAAAATCCCCAGAGAATTATATAGGTAGGATTTTTCTTTTACATTCTTTGAAATGTCTTTTATTTCATCTTCGAGCTGAGATATATATAAATCAATCGTATTTATCTGCATGTCCTTATCTAAATAACCAAGATTTTCACCAAATTGTGCAAGGTTATTTAAATCCTTTTTACTTAAGGAGGTGTTGCCAAGTTCCTTCCCCACTGCCTCCTTCCATATGGTGCAAAAAGATATACCACCTAATTCATTCAATCTGTCTGCGATATTCGCCAGAAACTTTTTATACTTTCCATCGTGTCTCACAGATAAGGCTTGTACTGCTTCAGGCAATGGTGTATTGGCATACCGGATATCACCGCGCAATAAAAATATTAATCGCTTTAAATCTCTTAAATCTTGTATTCTTCCTTTTAATTCACTGCTGAAATACCAACCCATTCCCGCTGAGGAAGTAAGTATCAGCACACATCCTACAAATTTAATTACCGTAATCATATAAACTCCTATCTGTGCATTCCGGCACGAATATTATGTACCCGGGTCAGTAAATCTTGACGCCCTTTTCGTCAAAGATTTCTTTCAAGTGTCCTACCTCTCCATGATTATCTAGCAATATATATCTTTCAAATAGTTTCTCCTTAACAAGCTTTCCAAGAATTGGTTTGCTTATAATATCCTCCAGTGAATTACCGTGAACAGTTGCTATAAGTTTGCAGCCACAGTTCATTACGTATTCAATGGCTTCAATATCTTCAACAGAACCAACCTCATCCACTGCAATAACCCTTGGTGACATTGAACGAATCAACATTAGCATTCCCTTGGCTTTCGGACAACAATCCAAGACATCCGTTCGCATCCCTAAATCATTTTGAGGTATTCCCATATAGCATGCCCCTATTTCTGACCTTTCATCCACAACTCCCACCGGTATCCCCTTCCGGTTCTTTGTCCCATCCGAAAGCTGCCTGATGACATCCCGTAACATTGTGGTCTTACCGCACCTGGGGGGAGATACAATCAAGGTATGATAGCACTCTTCCTGTTCATCGGTTATATAAGGAAGTACCTTGTCAGCACAGCCCTTTACCTGATGAGACAGCCTGATATTAATGAATGAGATATGCTTCATACTTTTTACTCTGTTTTCTTCAAGAACTGCTTTTCCAGCAATACCTATCCTATGCCCTCCTGTTATGGTAATAAAACCCTGTTTTAACTCTTCTTCAAAGGCATATAGGGAATAATTGCTGATATATTCCATGGTCTCTCGGATTTCATTTTTCGTAATAATATAAGGAATAGTTTCTGCGAGAGCCAGTTCAGCTTCAGCGGTAATAAAGTATTCTCTGTTGTCATAGATTACAAGCAGTGGTGCATTTACTCTTAACCGAATTTCCTGTAATAAATCATAATTCAGATTTAACTTTGACAAGATGGTACGAAGCTTAATGGAAAATATTTTTAACAGCTCGTCTTTATTATTCATTTCAACTCCAATCTGTGTGCTCCAGCGCTATTTGCGATTACACACATGTAAATCAGGATTCCTTCCTCCTTTTAAAACAATATATGTCCTCATATAAAAAATATGACCTTATATTTTACTTGCAAATTAAAATTAAATATATTATTCTTTTACTAATAAAATAACAGTTTGGCAATTGAGTATGCTAATATAAAGGCAGCAGGAGGAAACGGCATGGAATACGGATTAATCGGAGAAAAATTAGGACATAGTTTTTCAAAACCAATTCATGAAAGAT
The nucleotide sequence above comes from Anaerocolumna cellulosilytica. Encoded proteins:
- a CDS encoding Asp23/Gls24 family envelope stress response protein — translated: MVKEQDNRNTYQIHADSNIGEVQIADEVVATIAGLAATEVEGVAAMSSNITNELVSKLGMKTLSKGVKIVVSSNSVAVDLSLTLEYGYSIPNTSKQVQEKVKAAIENMTGLVVSEVNVRISGVNIDKNK
- the spoIIIAA gene encoding stage III sporulation protein AA, producing MNNKDELLKIFSIKLRTILSKLNLNYDLLQEIRLRVNAPLLVIYDNREYFITAEAELALAETIPYIITKNEIRETMEYISNYSLYAFEEELKQGFITITGGHRIGIAGKAVLEENRVKSMKHISFINIRLSHQVKGCADKVLPYITDEQEECYHTLIVSPPRCGKTTMLRDVIRQLSDGTKNRKGIPVGVVDERSEIGACYMGIPQNDLGMRTDVLDCCPKAKGMLMLIRSMSPRVIAVDEVGSVEDIEAIEYVMNCGCKLIATVHGNSLEDIISKPILGKLVKEKLFERYILLDNHGEVGHLKEIFDEKGVKIY
- the spoIIIAC gene encoding stage III sporulation protein AC, yielding MDINLIFRIAAVGILVSVLNQILKQSGRDEQAFLTTLAGLILVLFWIVPLISELFQTIENLFTL
- the dxs gene encoding 1-deoxy-D-xylulose-5-phosphate synthase: MTHILDEINQANDIKKIDSAEYKKLAAEIRKFLVQNISKTGGHLASNLGAVELTMALHLYLDFPKDRLVWDVGHQAYTHKLLTGRKKEFTTLRTYEGLSGFPKKKESICDAFDTGHSSTSISAAMGLVNARELSGEDYRVVAVIGDGALSGGMAFEALNNAEGLHSNLTIVLNDNNMSISENVGGMANYLGQLRTDTKYNNFKSSVENFLKKIPGIGNAIMDKLKKSKDSLKRLVIPGMLFEDMGITYIGPIDGHDINQLMTAFASASKVKEAVLIHVVTKKGKGYKPAEQNPSKFHGVEAFDVKTGENFNSKKDTTYTEVFSDTITELGKCNEKIVAITAAMPSGTGLNKFMKSYPERFFDVGIAEEHAVTYAAGLAVGGMKPFVAIYSTFLQRAYDQILHDVCISNLPVVFAIDRAGLVGNDGETHQGIFDISYLSHMPSLTFVAPKNAWELKEMLIYAGSFQGPIAIRYPRGKAYQGLKEYKQPIEYGKGEIIYEISESLPKELKEMGKSQANKKNIVLLAVGSMVETAENVSRALLGSGHKVTLVNMRFIKPFDEELLHRLAVNHGSWVTLEENVKLGGFGERITGFLMEHNYREINQLNISLPDQFIEQGDVAVLKEKLGMDSESIKLKILEFINSNA
- a CDS encoding stage III sporulation protein AB; its protein translation is MITVIKFVGCVLILTSSAGMGWYFSSELKGRIQDLRDLKRLIFLLRGDIRYANTPLPEAVQALSVRHDGKYKKFLANIADRLNELGGISFCTIWKEAVGKELGNTSLSKKDLNNLAQFGENLGYLDKDMQINTIDLYISQLEDEIKDISKNVKEKSYLYNSLGILGGIFITIIML
- a CDS encoding SpoIIIAC/SpoIIIAD family protein; amino-acid sequence: MNMIQIALVGIVVVLMAIIFKNSKSEYALYISLAGCILIFYLGVGKLEIIISTIKKIQTYINLNENYISILIKIIGITYIAEFSSNICKDCGHTAVANQIELVGKLTILATGMPILLALLDTINQFLTA
- a CDS encoding stage III sporulation protein AG, whose product is MDKEKVKDKKKITIKEIGPARLVMLLMAGIFLLLLSFPDLLSSKGTKKDNTGILETVTENNMKSVKTGDETTIYVNDLENRLESILAKVEGIGSVDVMITLKGSKEEIVLKDKPYTQESMNEVDGEGGNRDSSNVSRDDTTVLVNGGDGTSMPYILKELAPEFEGILVIAEGGGNIQIKTEIMDAVQVLFNVPAHKVKVMKMN
- a CDS encoding polyprenyl synthetase family protein; the protein is MDFNKELEDKTSYLETVIKKYLPRGEKKQKKIFEAMNYSILAGGKRLRPMFMLETYYLFGGKDAELIEPFLAAMEMIHTYSLVHDDLPAMDNDEYRRGRKTTHVVYGEAMGILAGDGLLNLAFETACLSFKRTAELEKTAKALSILAQKAGIYGMIGGQVIDMEGIIETDSDNLYKIEEMYHLKTGALMEASMMIGAILAGADEKEVSITKQMAADIGLAFQIQDDILDIVSTTEVLGKPVHSDEKNEKITYVTVVGMETAKQKVEELSKRGLEGFTVLKRNNLFFENLIQKLITREK
- a CDS encoding stage III sporulation protein AF, which translates into the protein MNEIYSWVKNIVIFLVLTTIVTNLLGKSSYKKYINLVTGIILVILVISPLLKLFQLDSTLDYYFTTNTLLADAEGIKVRLEGKENQQLEAILGEYKEQIKVQVTRLLEQEKVYPGEIKVVIEEDETSENFGNLAALEINASINYKEQEVEMKGQEVIKVDSVKIDKIKISKQQKEDREINRNYLSPMEINTKNLLSDFYNINPDNINISIQE
- the nusB gene encoding transcription antitermination factor NusB, with translation MSRREIREHLFRMLFRKDFHDEVEMNEQIDLYFESLEEPKEKDLLYLKERFQNILTNISEIDKILEEASSGWKLNRMGKVDLTIMRLAIFEIKFDETVPDKVAINEAVEIAKIFGGDSSGAFVNGVLAKVV
- a CDS encoding stage III sporulation protein AE, with amino-acid sequence MNCCDRKKIWLILAGIYFVLCMFTPATVKATTSGTSPAKTDITKDIEYDEIQKVIDQVLTTNDKINFEDYVTDILTGNRKSSLEQILKDLKDALVKEVKSNISTFTGLISIAVIAAVFTNFSYAFQNTQVAETGFYVAYLLLFSILTASFISAATLAANTISAILDFMKALVPAYFISVAFCSSAATSMVYYQVSLFLITFVDMLLVHILIPMINIYLVISMANNLSKEDLLSKLADLISEVIRWSLKTLIGLVVGFNAIQGLILPVADSIKKSTLLKLAGAIPGIGNALGGVTESVIGAGILLKNAIGVAGVIVIITVCAVPIIKLAVTTLIYRVSSAAVQPISDKRMLKCVTASADACVLLLQTVIVGAILFLLTITIIAATTN
- a CDS encoding SpoIIIAH-like family protein, with product MKNIFKKNQIIITALAIMIAIAGYLNFSERNHDENVVDVGTGEVLDYDTTAETMGDDVTKSDLFTLDDSLISDKELDIATDGETDTKETAKGEEGKETADGSKDTEEVATYEVTDKGEVVTDDKKKEDTEDKEETSAPGEAVLVSTTTTPDFFASKLLEREQLRAKNQEQLTAIINNTNLSEASKEEAINKMISMTTIAEQENATETLLEAKGFSDALVTIRENGVDVVINATSLTEQDVAKITDIVKRNTGAEAKDIVIAPVVATE
- the xseA gene encoding exodeoxyribonuclease VII large subunit, which encodes MNQVYTVTQVNSYIKNMFVRDYVLNNIYLKGEVSNCKYHTSGHIYFTLKDDKGQMACVMFAGQRSGLKFQLKEGQSIIALGQISVYERDGKYQLYAKEIVLDGSGILYQKYEQLRAELEQEGLFDPSIKKTLPLFPKKIGIVTARTGAALQDMINISTRRNPYVQLILYPAQVQGDGAAVTIAAGIKRLDSMGVDIIIAGRGGGSIEDLWAFNEEVVARAIYHCKTPVISAVGHETDVTIADFVADLRAPTPSAAAELAVPDIRGIFYELENMNRSLNRNMERQMNLARNELKQLLMRLEYASPIYQVRQKRQQLIDIEQNLNRFLKQTITRKRHSMEIYAEKLDGLSPLKKLSKGYSFVLNQENKVINRLEKTAIGEQINISVTDGDIKATVNEIVKKDRT
- the xseB gene encoding exodeoxyribonuclease VII small subunit; the encoded protein is MKEEKTLETAFQELNEIILKLEQEDISLESSFELYQEGMKLLKYCNSSIDKVEKQLIVLSEKAEE